The genomic window CGGGGCATGACAGGTCGCGTCAGCGAATGCGCCCAGTACGAGGGTCCGAACTGCGCGAAGCCCGCGGACGCCGCGGCCCACATCTGCTCTGCGCCCTCGTCCCCGAGCATCGCCAGTGCCTGTCCCAGGACGCCTCTCGCACAGCTTGACTGGAAGGTCTCCTCCGCCTGGTCGAAGAGCCGTACTGCGCTCAACGCCCGGTCCCGTGCCCTTTCGGGGTGTCCCGTGACGAGCTCGACCCTGGCGATGGCGAGCGCGAGGGCTGCCTCGCGTCCGAGGCTGGGGAACCGTCGTGCCGTATCGGCGAGATGTCGGGATGCAGCAACTGCTGTCGCGGTGTCCCCCTGCAGCGCGGCGATCTCCACCTGCGCCTCCAGCAGGGGAGCCAGCCGCAGCTCGCCGAAGGGAGGCTGCTCCTTCGAGGGGACGCGCGCTGGTGCAGCCAGCGCCCCGGCGATCTCCCGTGCGGCGGCGTCAGGATCCCCACCGGCCATTGTCAGGAGGGCCGCCCCCGGCTGAGGGGCCCAACCGTGGTCATCGGCCGCGTCGAATGCCTCCATCGCCCCGGTGATGTCACCCCGCCGGAGCCGGATGGTCCCCAGCTCGGTCAACGGCCAGCCGAACTCACGACGCATCCAGGGGCGCAGCTCCGCGCACGCGGCCAGTGCCTCGGCCTCGGCTGCGCTACCGGGTCCCGACTGACGAAGCAGCTCGGCCTTGTGCAGACGGCACCGGCCGTGGATCGTGCCGAAGCCGCGCTCGCCACGCCACTCGTCCATGATCAGGGTCCACTCGCGGGCCCGCTCGTGGTCACCGATGCCTTGGGCAGCGCAGATCACCTCGCACATCAACATCCCGGACGCGAGGTCGTCGACCTCACCCGACATCAGTGTCGAGCCCACCTCGTCGAGCAGCCTCAGGCCCTGTGCGACCTCACCGGTCAGGATCGTCAGGCGCGCCTGGGCCAGCCGCCCGAAGGCGAGCGGCAGCGACAGCCCGAGCCGGGATCCCAGGTCAACGGCCACCCGGGCGTGACGTGCGGCTGCCTCGCGGTCCCCGGACAGGAAGCGCTCGTAGGTGAGCACCGCGGCCATCATCGCGCTCGCCCCGCTCGGCTCGCGGATGTCCTCGAGCGCGCGGCCCGCGCGGGCCACCCACCCACGGACCGGTGCCATCAGGCCGGTGTCGATGAGCAGGAAGAGTGCCGCGTTGGTGGCGGCAGTGGCCGCGCCGACGGGATCGCCGTGCTCGAGCCGCAGGGCATACAACTGCTCCCACGCCCCGACGCACCCCTCGAGGTCGCCGGCCCCGTAGGCCGCCTGCGCGCGCAGCTCCACGTCGGACCACTGGTCTGCCATGTCCCCTCCAAGGAGCCACACCCCGCCTTGTCACAGTGTGACAGCGGTGTGTCACGCCCATCAGGTGCCAACACACACCGCCTCGCCAGGGCGGGGCACCAGGGAGATGACGATCATGCACATTCTCAAGGACAAGATTCCCGTCCACATCGACGCACCCGGTGCGGTGGCCCGGCAGCAGGGTGACTTCGGTGCGGCCTCGGGCACCATGGCCGCGGAGTACTTCTCGCTCGCCACCGGGACCGACATCGCGCCGCTGCTGAAGGGGCTGAAGAACGACCTGTGCTACGCGCCGCACTGGGGGTACGTCCTCGCCGGTGAGGTCGAGGTCAGCTACGCCAACGGTGAGTCCGAGCGCTGCTCCGCCGGCGATGCCTTCCACTGGCCAGGGGGGCACAGCGTGCGGGTCATCACCGACGCAGAGGTCATCCTCTTCAGCCCGGCCGAGTTGCACGGCGAGGTGATCGACCACATGAAGGGGGCCATGGGGCTTGCCTGAATCGCACCCACCCATGCGCGAAGGGGGTGGGTCACCGCAGCGGTGACCCACCCCCTTCGCCCATGGTCAGGAGGTGGCGGAGGCCTGCCGCTCCCACACTCCGGACTCCATCGGCTCGCCAGTCTCCAGCACGGTCTTGATGCCGGAGAGGACCCACGGCCAGCCGCCGCCACCGTCGGCCATCGGGTCGGGGTTGCCGGCGACCTGCTCGGCCGTCGTCGGACGACCCGTCAGGTCGTGGGTCAGGGTCAGGCGGGTGGCGCCGTCCGCGGTGGGCTCGATGTCCCAGGTGAGCGTGCCCGGCTCCTCGTCCTCGATCCACACCGGGCCCCAGGTCTGCACGAGGCGACGGGGCGGGTCGGACTCGAGGACCTCGCCGGTGACGACGACCTCGGGCATGCCCATTGAGAGCATCTCCGCACTCGCCCGGTGCTCGTAGTGGCCACCCGGGGTGAGGTCGTAGGAGACGTCGCCGGTATAGCCGTAGAGACGGCTGAACTCCGGGGTGGTGATCGCCTGCCAGACCTTCTCCGGGGTGGCGTCTATGAAGATGCGGTGAATCTGTGTCTCGCTCATGACTCGTCCTCCAGTGCTCTCTTGAGATCGAGCAGCGCGGAGGCCCGCGCTGCCGTGTACTTGTCGATCCAGCGCTCGTGGATCGCCTGGATGGGGACGG from Janibacter cremeus includes these protein-coding regions:
- a CDS encoding SRPBCC domain-containing protein; the encoded protein is MSETQIHRIFIDATPEKVWQAITTPEFSRLYGYTGDVSYDLTPGGHYEHRASAEMLSMGMPEVVVTGEVLESDPPRRLVQTWGPVWIEDEEPGTLTWDIEPTADGATRLTLTHDLTGRPTTAEQVAGNPDPMADGGGGWPWVLSGIKTVLETGEPMESGVWERQASATS